In Halocalculus aciditolerans, the following are encoded in one genomic region:
- a CDS encoding TMEM165/GDT1 family protein yields the protein MVAPVPLDASGISGLIDQYDHFGPAVTAFVTNFLATFGDKGQLAVITLATIYDAKRVFLGAVTAFAAWNVVEVSVGSAVLGALPGGVTPLLTGALFVLVGLWTCAQAYSLYTRDGEAVASDVFAGIFPGDLYDRLQGSGAFVISFVAIAIAEFGDKTQILTINLGATFPDSPVAVIVGAWLGLALRTGIDAVIGTAAERVLPMAFVQAAGAAVFVAVGLFQWGVLGGTTVVAIAAAAVAFAVGGALYRHWTTPTQA from the coding sequence GTGGTCGCTCCGGTCCCGCTCGACGCCAGCGGCATCAGCGGCCTCATCGACCAGTACGACCACTTCGGGCCGGCGGTCACCGCGTTCGTGACGAACTTCCTCGCGACCTTCGGCGACAAGGGCCAGCTCGCCGTCATCACGCTCGCGACCATCTACGACGCGAAACGCGTCTTCCTCGGCGCGGTCACCGCGTTCGCCGCTTGGAACGTCGTCGAAGTCTCGGTCGGGTCTGCCGTTCTCGGGGCGCTCCCCGGCGGCGTCACCCCGCTCCTCACGGGCGCGCTCTTCGTCCTCGTCGGCCTCTGGACGTGCGCTCAGGCGTACTCGCTCTACACACGCGACGGCGAAGCGGTCGCCAGCGACGTCTTCGCCGGCATCTTCCCCGGCGACCTCTACGACCGCCTTCAGGGCTCCGGAGCCTTCGTCATCTCCTTCGTCGCCATCGCCATCGCCGAGTTCGGCGACAAGACCCAGATTCTCACCATCAACCTCGGCGCGACCTTCCCGGACTCCCCGGTCGCCGTCATCGTCGGCGCGTGGCTCGGCCTCGCTCTCCGCACCGGCATCGACGCCGTCATCGGCACGGCCGCCGAACGCGTCCTCCCGATGGCGTTCGTGCAGGCCGCCGGCGCGGCCGTCTTCGTCGCCGTCGGCCTCTTCCAGTGGGGCGTCCTCGGCGGCACCACCGTCGTCGCTATCGCCGCCGCCGCGGTCGCGTTCGCCGTCGGCGGCGCGCTCTACCGGCACTGGACCACGCCCACGCAGGCGTAA
- a CDS encoding ATP-dependent DNA helicase, whose translation MRVSELSGLPAGVTEHFASEGIEELYPPQAEAVEAGVTDGESVVASVPTASGKTFIAELAMLSAIERGGTALYIVPLRALAGEKAREFEAFEEFGLSVGVTTGNYESEGDWLGSRDIIVATSEKVDSLVRNGADWVDDLSCVVSDEVHLVDDRHRGPTLEVTLAKLRQRVPDLQVVALSATVGNADELADWLDAALVDSTWRPIDLRTGVHYGSAAHFDDGSQRELPADSAGSQTAAVVEETLDEDGSTLVFVNSRRNAEAAARRLSENTRGHLTTEEREALADVADEIRDVSDTDTSSDLADAVERGAAFHHAGLARDHRTLVEEAFRDRLVKVVAATPTLAAGVNTPSRRVVVRDWRRYDGTAGGMQPLDVLEVHQMFGRAGRPGLDPYGEALLLAKNHDEMEELFDRYIYAEPEPVRSKLAAEPALRTHVLATIATGFATTRESLLEFLDSTLYASQTDDSDRLAEVTDDVLDYLVANDFVERHGDALSATSAGHLVSRLYIDPMSAAEIIHGLEAEEEPTALGLYHLVSRTPDMYELYLRSGDREEYTELAYEREEEFCGSMPSEFDDNAFEDWLSALKTAKLLEDWTEELDEDRLAEQYGVGPGDIRGKVETAEWLLGAAERLAGDLGLENAIEVRKARQRVEYGVREELLDLAGVRNVGRKRARRLYRAGIEDRTDLRDAEKSTVLGAVRGRRKTAESILENVGHPNPSMTDVDADDDAAADTEADGEPEGQATFGDFG comes from the coding sequence ATGAGAGTATCGGAGCTGTCGGGGCTCCCTGCGGGCGTGACGGAGCATTTCGCGTCCGAGGGGATCGAGGAGCTCTACCCGCCGCAGGCGGAGGCCGTGGAGGCCGGCGTGACGGACGGGGAGAGCGTGGTGGCGTCGGTGCCGACGGCGTCAGGGAAGACGTTCATCGCGGAGCTAGCGATGCTGTCGGCCATCGAGCGCGGCGGGACGGCGCTCTACATCGTGCCGCTGCGGGCGCTCGCCGGGGAGAAGGCCCGGGAGTTCGAGGCGTTCGAGGAGTTCGGGCTCTCGGTGGGCGTGACGACGGGGAACTACGAGAGCGAGGGCGACTGGCTGGGGAGCCGCGACATCATCGTGGCGACGTCGGAGAAGGTGGACTCGCTGGTGCGGAACGGCGCGGACTGGGTGGACGACCTCTCCTGTGTCGTCTCCGACGAGGTCCACCTCGTAGACGACCGGCACCGCGGGCCGACGCTCGAAGTCACCTTAGCGAAGCTCCGCCAGCGCGTCCCGGACTTGCAGGTCGTCGCGCTCTCCGCGACGGTGGGGAACGCGGACGAGCTCGCCGACTGGCTGGACGCCGCGCTCGTGGATTCGACGTGGCGGCCCATCGACCTGCGGACGGGCGTCCACTACGGGAGCGCGGCGCACTTCGACGACGGGAGTCAGCGAGAGCTCCCCGCTGATTCGGCGGGGAGTCAGACCGCGGCAGTGGTAGAGGAGACGCTGGACGAGGACGGGTCGACGCTGGTGTTCGTGAACTCGCGGCGGAACGCGGAGGCGGCGGCGCGCCGGCTCTCCGAGAACACGCGCGGCCACCTCACGACGGAGGAGCGGGAGGCGCTCGCCGACGTCGCCGACGAGATTCGGGACGTGAGCGATACCGATACCTCGTCCGACCTCGCGGACGCGGTGGAGCGCGGCGCGGCGTTCCACCACGCGGGTCTGGCGCGCGACCACCGGACGCTCGTCGAGGAGGCGTTCCGCGACCGGCTCGTGAAGGTCGTGGCGGCGACGCCGACGCTCGCCGCCGGCGTGAACACGCCGAGCAGGCGGGTCGTCGTGCGGGACTGGCGGCGGTACGACGGGACCGCGGGCGGGATGCAGCCGCTCGACGTCCTCGAAGTCCACCAGATGTTCGGGCGGGCGGGCCGCCCCGGCCTTGACCCCTACGGCGAAGCCCTCCTGCTCGCGAAGAACCACGACGAGATGGAGGAGCTCTTCGACCGCTACATCTACGCGGAGCCCGAGCCGGTGCGCTCGAAGCTCGCCGCGGAGCCCGCGCTCCGCACGCACGTGCTCGCCACAATCGCGACCGGGTTCGCGACGACCCGAGAGAGCCTCTTGGAGTTCCTCGACTCGACGCTCTACGCGTCGCAGACCGACGACTCAGACCGGCTCGCGGAGGTGACGGACGACGTCCTCGACTACCTCGTGGCGAACGACTTCGTGGAGCGCCACGGCGACGCGCTGTCGGCGACGAGCGCCGGCCACCTCGTCAGCCGGCTCTACATCGACCCGATGAGCGCCGCCGAGATCATCCACGGCCTCGAAGCCGAGGAGGAGCCGACGGCGCTCGGCCTCTACCACCTCGTCTCCCGCACGCCGGACATGTACGAGCTCTACTTGCGCTCCGGCGACCGGGAGGAATATACAGAGCTCGCGTACGAGCGCGAGGAGGAGTTCTGCGGGTCGATGCCGTCGGAGTTCGACGACAACGCCTTCGAGGACTGGCTGTCGGCGCTGAAGACGGCGAAGCTCCTCGAAGACTGGACGGAAGAGCTGGACGAGGACCGGCTCGCGGAGCAGTACGGCGTCGGTCCCGGAGACATCCGGGGGAAGGTGGAGACGGCGGAGTGGCTGCTCGGCGCGGCGGAGCGGCTCGCGGGCGACCTCGGGCTGGAGAACGCCATCGAGGTACGAAAAGCCCGCCAGCGCGTCGAGTACGGCGTTCGCGAGGAACTCCTTGACCTCGCGGGCGTGCGGAACGTCGGGCGGAAGCGCGCTCGGCGGCTCTACCGCGCGGGCATCGAGGACCGTACCGACCTCCGCGACGCGGAGAAGTCGACGGTGCTGGGTGCCGTGCGCGGGCGGCGGAAGACCGCCGAATCCATCCTGGAGAACGTCGGGCATCCGAACCCGTCGATGACCGATGTCGACGCCGACGACGACGCGGCGGCGGACACGGAAGCGGACGGGGAGCCGGAGGGACAGGCGACGTTCGGTGATTTCGGGTGA
- a CDS encoding DUF5789 family protein encodes MPDRERSHTEKMAAKEESRAERVEETLEAVEATVGHASYPSNTDELRAVYADRENELPNETESLADVFDRLADDEYETEAEAREAILGELTGPAGEEHGDISEYNSERELEELAAEKRDEEP; translated from the coding sequence ATGCCGGACCGAGAGCGATCGCACACGGAGAAGATGGCGGCGAAAGAGGAGTCGCGCGCCGAACGTGTCGAGGAGACGCTGGAGGCCGTCGAGGCGACGGTCGGTCACGCGTCGTATCCGTCGAACACGGACGAGCTCCGCGCGGTCTACGCCGACCGGGAGAACGAGCTGCCGAACGAGACGGAGAGCCTCGCGGACGTCTTCGACCGGCTCGCCGACGACGAGTACGAGACGGAGGCGGAGGCCCGCGAGGCCATCCTCGGCGAGCTCACGGGGCCGGCCGGCGAGGAGCACGGCGACATCTCGGAGTACAACTCGGAGCGCGAGCTGGAAGAGCTCGCGGCCGAGAAACGCGACGAAGAGCCGTAG
- a CDS encoding YihY/virulence factor BrkB family protein — protein MAASAVVTARAVYDVVQERRLTLVAGAIAYAAFMSLVPLLALSVVVAAAVSDVSVSEQVLRVLGGSLTPSGEAAVAQALEGGVGRVTTSALGGVVLVWSALKVFRSLNAAFASIYGRQDDTFVSAAVDGLVALGVMAVASALVVGVGYVLAAVVDRVLLDAVGPLLLAGALAVAFLPLYVFLPDTPTTPREGLPGAVFAGVGWVALGVLFNVYVAVTAATASGVLGGIILLLTWLYAAAVIVLLGATVNAVLAGHVDAAA, from the coding sequence ATGGCTGCTTCGGCGGTAGTGACGGCGCGGGCGGTGTACGATGTGGTGCAGGAGCGTCGGTTGACGCTGGTGGCGGGGGCGATTGCGTATGCGGCGTTCATGTCGCTCGTGCCGCTGTTGGCGCTGTCGGTGGTGGTGGCAGCGGCGGTGTCGGACGTCTCTGTGTCCGAGCAGGTGTTGCGGGTGCTGGGTGGGTCGTTGACGCCGAGCGGGGAGGCGGCGGTGGCGCAGGCGCTCGAAGGCGGTGTGGGGCGGGTGACGACGAGCGCGCTGGGCGGGGTGGTGTTGGTGTGGAGCGCGCTGAAGGTGTTTCGGAGTCTGAACGCGGCGTTCGCGAGTATCTACGGGCGGCAGGACGATACGTTCGTGTCGGCGGCGGTCGACGGGCTGGTGGCGCTGGGCGTGATGGCGGTCGCGTCGGCGCTGGTGGTGGGCGTGGGGTACGTGCTGGCGGCGGTGGTGGACCGCGTGCTGCTGGACGCGGTCGGGCCACTCCTCCTCGCCGGCGCGCTCGCGGTGGCGTTCCTCCCGCTCTACGTCTTCCTGCCGGATACGCCGACGACGCCGCGGGAGGGGCTGCCGGGGGCGGTGTTCGCGGGCGTGGGCTGGGTGGCGCTCGGCGTGCTGTTCAACGTCTACGTGGCGGTGACGGCGGCGACGGCGTCGGGCGTGCTCGGCGGCATCATCCTCCTGTTGACGTGGCTGTACGCGGCGGCGGTGATCGTGCTGCTAGGGGCGACGGTGAACGCGGTGCTCGCGGGGCACGTCGACGCCGCGGCCTGA
- a CDS encoding dihydroorotase, translated as MRVIRNATLVDGRVRDVRLNDGGRIDAVAPELDGEDWLDADGYRLLPGAVDAHVHFREPGFSHKETWATGSRSAAAGGVTTVVDQPNTSPATTDAASFDEKERYASESLVDYGINGGVTEAWDPDSLFERPLFALGEVFLADSTGEMGIDAELFAEALARAADEDVPVTVHAEDAALFEDDAKERDDADAWSAYRTAEAEAVAVERAVEVGEESDAQVHIAHTSTPEGVDAASAGGATCEVTPHHLFLSRDDLSELGTFGRMNPPLRSEERREALFERLVDGTVDIVATDHAPHTREEKDAGIWDAPSGVPGVETSLPLLLAAVDDGRLTWSRVRDLTAANPARIFDLPAKGKVEAGRDADLVLVDPEDRREIRGDDLHSKCEWTPFEGFEGVFPTLTLVRGEIAYDARGDDETFGSGVGRNVGR; from the coding sequence ATGCGAGTTATTCGGAACGCGACGCTGGTGGACGGTCGCGTTCGCGACGTGCGGCTGAACGACGGCGGGCGCATCGACGCGGTCGCCCCCGAGTTAGATGGCGAGGACTGGCTGGACGCGGACGGCTACCGCCTCCTCCCGGGCGCGGTCGACGCGCACGTGCACTTTCGCGAGCCCGGGTTCTCCCACAAGGAGACGTGGGCGACGGGGAGTCGGTCGGCGGCCGCGGGCGGCGTGACGACCGTCGTCGACCAGCCGAACACGAGTCCGGCGACGACGGACGCGGCGTCCTTCGACGAGAAGGAGCGGTACGCCTCGGAGAGCCTCGTGGACTACGGCATCAACGGCGGCGTCACGGAGGCGTGGGACCCGGATTCGCTCTTCGAGCGGCCGCTGTTCGCGCTCGGCGAGGTCTTCCTCGCGGACTCCACTGGCGAGATGGGTATCGACGCCGAGCTGTTCGCGGAAGCGCTCGCTCGCGCGGCCGACGAGGACGTGCCCGTGACCGTGCACGCGGAGGACGCGGCGCTCTTCGAGGACGACGCGAAGGAGCGCGACGACGCGGACGCGTGGAGCGCCTATCGGACGGCGGAAGCCGAGGCAGTCGCGGTAGAGCGCGCCGTCGAAGTGGGCGAGGAGTCGGACGCGCAGGTCCACATCGCGCACACGAGCACGCCGGAGGGCGTCGACGCCGCGAGCGCGGGCGGCGCGACCTGCGAGGTGACGCCCCACCACCTCTTCCTCTCCCGCGACGACCTCAGCGAGCTGGGAACGTTCGGGCGGATGAACCCGCCCCTGAGAAGCGAGGAGCGACGGGAAGCCCTCTTCGAGCGCCTCGTCGACGGCACGGTGGACATCGTCGCGACCGACCACGCGCCGCACACGCGCGAGGAGAAGGACGCGGGCATCTGGGACGCTCCCAGTGGTGTGCCGGGCGTCGAGACGAGCCTCCCGCTCCTCCTCGCCGCCGTCGACGACGGACGGCTGACGTGGAGTCGCGTTCGCGACCTCACCGCCGCGAACCCCGCGCGCATCTTCGACCTCCCCGCGAAAGGCAAGGTCGAAGCCGGCCGCGACGCCGACCTCGTCCTCGTCGACCCCGAGGACCGAAGGGAGATTCGCGGCGACGACCTCCACTCGAAGTGCGAGTGGACGCCCTTCGAGGGGTTCGAAGGCGTCTTCCCGACGCTCACGCTCGTCCGCGGCGAAATCGCCTACGACGCTCGCGGCGACGACGAGACCTTCGGGAGTGGGGTCGGCCGGAACGTCGGGAGGTAA
- a CDS encoding lipoate--protein ligase family protein encodes MYVVRGEREGEGADEAGRAGVAELLALASSGEPAIRVWRPGRCVAFGRRDTRAAGYEEARAHARVEGFEPVERSVGGRAVAYTASTVAFARADPVEELRAGMNERYARATSAVQRALWHLGVPAEHGEPPESFCPGDHSLQYEGKLVGVAQRVTSEAALASGVLLVDDREEISHVLDGVYRALDAPFDPESVGTVADAGGETAWERVREELEYCLATAGAE; translated from the coding sequence ATGTACGTGGTTCGGGGCGAGCGCGAGGGGGAGGGCGCGGACGAGGCGGGCCGGGCGGGCGTCGCGGAGCTGTTGGCGTTGGCGTCGTCGGGAGAGCCGGCGATTCGGGTGTGGCGGCCGGGGCGGTGCGTGGCGTTCGGGCGGCGGGACACGCGCGCGGCGGGGTACGAGGAGGCGAGGGCGCACGCGCGCGTCGAGGGGTTCGAGCCGGTGGAGCGGAGCGTCGGCGGGCGCGCGGTCGCCTACACGGCGTCGACGGTGGCGTTCGCGCGCGCCGACCCCGTCGAGGAGCTGCGGGCGGGGATGAACGAGCGGTACGCGCGGGCCACGTCGGCGGTGCAGCGCGCTCTCTGGCACCTCGGCGTCCCCGCCGAGCACGGCGAGCCGCCGGAGTCGTTCTGTCCGGGCGACCACAGCCTCCAGTACGAGGGAAAGCTCGTGGGGGTCGCACAGCGCGTGACGTCGGAGGCGGCGCTGGCGTCCGGCGTCCTCCTCGTCGACGACCGCGAGGAGATCTCGCACGTCCTCGACGGCGTGTATCGGGCGCTCGACGCGCCGTTCGACCCGGAAAGCGTCGGGACGGTGGCGGACGCGGGCGGGGAGACGGCGTGGGAGCGCGTGCGCGAGGAGTTGGAGTACTGCCTCGCGACGGCCGGCGCGGAGTAG
- a CDS encoding cysteine hydrolase family protein, translating into METEFDPAETAVIVVDMQNGFCHPEGSLYAPPSEDALDPVTGLVERARDAGARIVYTRDVHPAGQFDENHYYDEFDRWGEHVVEGTWDAELHDALDVRDADHVVEKHTYDAFYQTDLEGYLDSHGVNDLLLCGTLANVCVLHTASSAGLRDYRPVLVEDAVGYIERDHKEYALDHADWLFGDVTERAGVAFA; encoded by the coding sequence ATGGAGACGGAGTTCGACCCGGCGGAGACGGCAGTTATCGTCGTGGACATGCAGAACGGCTTCTGTCACCCCGAAGGGAGCCTGTACGCGCCGCCGAGCGAGGACGCGCTCGACCCCGTGACGGGGCTCGTGGAGCGGGCGCGCGACGCCGGCGCGCGAATCGTCTACACGCGCGACGTCCACCCGGCGGGCCAGTTCGACGAGAACCACTACTACGACGAGTTCGACCGCTGGGGCGAGCACGTCGTCGAGGGGACGTGGGACGCCGAACTCCACGACGCCCTCGACGTCCGCGACGCCGACCACGTCGTCGAGAAGCACACCTACGACGCCTTCTACCAGACGGACCTCGAGGGGTATCTCGACAGCCACGGCGTGAACGACCTCCTCCTCTGCGGGACGCTCGCGAACGTCTGCGTCCTCCACACGGCGTCGTCGGCCGGCCTCCGAGATTACCGGCCGGTCCTCGTCGAGGACGCCGTCGGCTACATCGAGCGCGACCACAAGGAGTACGCGCTCGACCACGCCGACTGGCTGTTCGGCGACGTCACCGAGCGCGCGGGCGTCGCGTTCGCCTGA
- a CDS encoding Hvo_1808 family surface protein, with protein sequence MRTRSVLAVAALLVFAGCVGTPVTQPLAGSADAPPDPATDQLGWEAGYWYNESLAITTDDGLNESEFQAVVNRAMARDEHIRNIEFEKQVPVEVMTREEYRQQSNGGGSPSEARLAFDNAKFQSLFLVGQDENSLSVQQSNQGSSVLGFYSPSKDEIVIVTNGENAVIDELTLAHELDHALQFRNFEMGYASPTRDASNAHSGLIEGDARYVENRYEEYCGEAWQCVKPEPKSGSSSGSGGSSLNLGVYIVKYFPYSDGPGFVGALKDAGGWDAVNDAYSDPPDTAKEVALPETYPEAGHTNVSLADTSDGEWDRVTVPGRAPYGEVGVAGITAMVAYPSYDDSKEGGVVKPRTFLNYKPNGDVQSDDPFNYTNRYADGWTGDKLYVYQNAADETAYVWRVTWESPGDAQTFASGYRNVLAYWGGETVNDANTRYRIADGGFRGAYFLQTSGTTTTIVYAPRASDLDDVRQGTPT encoded by the coding sequence ATGCGAACACGCTCCGTCCTCGCCGTGGCCGCCCTCCTCGTCTTCGCGGGCTGCGTGGGGACGCCGGTCACGCAGCCGCTCGCCGGGTCGGCGGACGCCCCGCCCGACCCCGCGACCGACCAGCTCGGCTGGGAGGCCGGCTACTGGTACAACGAATCGCTCGCCATCACGACCGACGACGGCCTGAACGAGTCCGAGTTCCAGGCGGTCGTGAACCGCGCGATGGCGCGCGACGAACACATCCGCAACATCGAGTTCGAGAAGCAGGTGCCCGTCGAGGTGATGACGCGCGAGGAGTACCGCCAGCAGTCGAACGGCGGCGGCAGCCCCTCCGAGGCGCGCCTCGCGTTCGACAACGCGAAGTTCCAGTCGCTCTTCCTCGTCGGCCAGGACGAGAACTCCCTCAGCGTCCAGCAGTCCAACCAGGGCTCCAGCGTCCTCGGGTTCTACTCGCCGTCGAAGGACGAAATCGTCATCGTCACGAACGGCGAGAACGCCGTCATCGACGAACTCACGCTCGCGCACGAACTCGACCACGCCCTCCAGTTCCGGAACTTCGAGATGGGGTACGCCAGCCCGACCCGCGACGCCTCGAACGCTCACAGCGGCCTCATCGAGGGCGACGCGCGCTACGTCGAGAACCGCTACGAGGAGTACTGCGGCGAAGCGTGGCAGTGCGTGAAGCCCGAACCGAAGAGCGGGAGCAGTAGCGGGAGCGGCGGGAGCAGTCTGAACCTCGGCGTCTACATCGTGAAGTACTTCCCGTACTCCGACGGCCCCGGCTTCGTCGGCGCGCTCAAGGACGCCGGCGGCTGGGACGCCGTGAACGACGCCTACAGCGACCCGCCGGACACCGCGAAGGAAGTCGCGCTTCCCGAGACCTACCCCGAGGCCGGTCACACGAACGTCTCGCTCGCGGACACGAGCGACGGCGAGTGGGACCGCGTCACCGTCCCCGGCCGCGCGCCCTACGGTGAAGTCGGCGTCGCCGGCATCACCGCGATGGTCGCCTACCCCTCCTACGACGACTCCAAGGAGGGCGGCGTCGTGAAACCGCGGACGTTCCTCAACTACAAGCCGAACGGCGACGTCCAGAGCGACGACCCGTTCAACTACACGAACCGCTACGCCGACGGGTGGACGGGCGATAAGCTCTACGTCTACCAGAACGCGGCGGACGAGACGGCGTACGTCTGGCGGGTCACGTGGGAGTCGCCCGGGGACGCACAGACGTTCGCGTCCGGCTACCGGAACGTCCTCGCCTACTGGGGCGGCGAGACCGTGAACGACGCGAACACCCGCTACCGGATTGCCGACGGCGGCTTCCGCGGCGCGTACTTCCTCCAGACCTCGGGAACGACGACGACCATCGTCTACGCGCCGCGGGCGAGCGACCTCGACGACGTCCGGCAGGGCACGCCGACGTGA
- a CDS encoding TIGR00296 family protein, with the protein MSEAQSVHLSFEDGARAVELARDSVEAFVKNGQREHPGSMRDSFYHRTGAFVRLESTRGMGRLRGCAGAQETASELGSGNQQLGHAIVEAAIKAASDASCGSEVEPAELSNLRVSVCTVSNLLLTDDPVDDLELGTHGIAIDGRGKHGWMYPTIPVEQNWSVFEYLDRTCRKADLPNGAWEDDDVMVTLFEGQVFAETEPEGDVEELN; encoded by the coding sequence ATGTCCGAAGCGCAGTCGGTACACCTTTCCTTCGAAGACGGCGCTCGGGCGGTCGAACTGGCACGCGACTCGGTGGAGGCTTTCGTAAAGAACGGCCAGCGAGAGCATCCGGGGAGCATGCGTGACTCCTTCTATCACCGAACAGGCGCGTTCGTCCGACTCGAATCAACACGTGGCATGGGGCGACTCCGGGGCTGCGCTGGCGCGCAGGAGACCGCGAGCGAACTGGGGAGCGGAAACCAACAGTTGGGACACGCAATCGTCGAAGCCGCCATCAAGGCGGCGTCGGACGCGTCCTGCGGGTCGGAGGTCGAACCCGCCGAACTCTCGAACCTCCGCGTCTCCGTCTGCACCGTCTCGAACCTCCTTCTCACCGACGACCCCGTCGACGACCTCGAACTCGGTACGCACGGTATCGCCATCGACGGTCGCGGGAAGCACGGCTGGATGTACCCGACGATTCCCGTCGAGCAGAACTGGAGCGTCTTCGAGTATCTCGACCGAACGTGCCGGAAAGCCGACCTCCCGAACGGCGCGTGGGAGGACGACGACGTCATGGTCACGCTCTTCGAAGGACAGGTGTTCGCCGAGACGGAGCCGGAAGGCGACGTCGAGGAACTGAACTAA
- a CDS encoding nicotinate phosphoribosyltransferase, with amino-acid sequence MDAPTGTPDGDADFDIVPPSAIRTGRATDAYFERTETTLDHAGVNPRVVAEVTRQQFPTGDFDVFAGVKDAAHLLAGLPIDVDALPEGQLFDGGPVLRIEGNYRDFAKYETSLLGFLSHASGCATRALEVRRAAPDDQVLSFGARHVHPSIAAMVERSALLAGLDGISHVAAGDVLDYPASGTMPHALMICFGNGHQEDAWRAFDDAVPADVPRVALCDTYSDEKDEVLRAVDALGENLDSVRLDTTSSRRGNFEHIVREVRWELDARGREDVGVFVSGGLGPDDLRALSPSVEGFGVGGYVSNADPLDFALDIVERDGEPCAKRGKLSGKKSVYRTPDGGHHVGLAGRQGPANGESLLRPLIRDGELVREFDLEEAAATVAEDAARVGFAE; translated from the coding sequence ATGGACGCCCCGACGGGCACGCCCGACGGCGACGCCGACTTCGACATCGTCCCCCCGAGCGCGATTCGCACGGGGCGAGCGACGGACGCCTACTTCGAACGCACTGAGACCACTCTCGACCACGCGGGCGTGAACCCGCGCGTCGTCGCCGAAGTGACGCGCCAGCAGTTCCCCACCGGCGACTTCGACGTCTTCGCCGGCGTGAAAGACGCCGCCCACCTCCTCGCCGGCCTCCCCATCGACGTCGACGCCCTCCCCGAAGGCCAGCTCTTCGACGGCGGCCCCGTCCTCCGCATCGAAGGGAACTATCGGGATTTCGCGAAGTACGAGACGAGCCTCCTCGGGTTTCTCTCGCACGCGAGCGGCTGTGCGACGCGCGCGCTCGAGGTCCGGCGCGCCGCCCCCGACGACCAGGTGTTGAGCTTCGGCGCGCGCCACGTCCACCCCAGCATCGCCGCGATGGTCGAACGCTCCGCCCTCCTCGCCGGCCTCGACGGCATCAGTCACGTCGCCGCCGGCGACGTCCTCGACTACCCCGCGAGCGGCACGATGCCGCACGCGCTCATGATATGCTTCGGCAACGGCCACCAGGAAGACGCGTGGCGGGCGTTCGACGACGCCGTCCCCGCGGACGTCCCGCGCGTCGCGCTCTGTGACACCTACTCCGACGAGAAGGACGAGGTTCTGCGCGCCGTCGACGCGCTCGGCGAGAACCTCGACAGCGTCCGCCTCGACACGACGTCGAGCCGCCGCGGGAACTTCGAGCACATCGTCCGCGAAGTCCGCTGGGAGCTCGACGCCCGCGGCCGCGAGGACGTCGGCGTCTTCGTCTCCGGCGGCCTCGGCCCCGACGACCTCCGCGCGCTCTCCCCCTCCGTCGAGGGGTTCGGCGTCGGCGGCTACGTCTCCAACGCCGACCCGCTCGACTTCGCGCTCGACATCGTCGAACGCGACGGCGAGCCCTGCGCGAAACGCGGGAAGCTCTCCGGGAAGAAGTCGGTGTATCGGACGCCCGACGGCGGCCACCACGTCGGCCTCGCCGGCCGACAGGGCCCGGCGAACGGCGAGTCACTCCTCCGGCCGCTCATCCGCGACGGCGAACTCGTCCGAGAGTTCGACCTGGAGGAGGCGGCGGCGACGGTCGCAGAAGACGCAGCGCGAGTCGGCTTTGCGGAGTAG
- the cgi121 gene encoding KEOPS complex subunit Cgi121, with protein MRVVEGVFDVADVDAFVAELGDVGAGTDAAVQAFDARYVVDEAHLESAVAHADRAFERGENVARERAVEILLYAAGRRQISQALAMGVSEGETPAVVVIDGGERTSGSRIREEHSSDRGDEDAAAERVRELDAYEPAETLGVAADEDRITDFYEITPAERDATTAGLSALVRERVALLDVEK; from the coding sequence ATGAGGGTCGTGGAAGGCGTCTTCGACGTCGCGGACGTGGACGCGTTCGTCGCCGAACTCGGCGACGTCGGCGCGGGGACGGACGCGGCGGTGCAGGCGTTCGACGCGCGGTACGTCGTCGACGAAGCCCACCTGGAGAGCGCGGTGGCGCACGCGGATCGAGCGTTCGAGCGCGGGGAGAACGTCGCGCGGGAACGCGCGGTCGAAATCCTCCTCTACGCCGCGGGCCGCCGCCAGATCTCACAGGCGCTCGCGATGGGCGTGAGCGAGGGCGAGACGCCCGCCGTCGTCGTTATCGACGGGGGTGAGCGAACCTCCGGTTCGCGAATCAGGGAGGAGCACAGCTCCGACCGTGGTGACGAGGACGCGGCAGCAGAGCGAGTCCGCGAACTCGACGCCTACGAGCCGGCCGAGACGCTCGGCGTCGCCGCCGACGAGGACCGAATCACCGACTTCTACGAGATTACGCCGGCCGAACGCGACGCCACGACCGCCGGACTGTCCGCGCTCGTTCGCGAGCGCGTTGCCCTCCTCGACGTCGAGAAATAG